A window of Tursiops truncatus isolate mTurTru1 chromosome 8, mTurTru1.mat.Y, whole genome shotgun sequence contains these coding sequences:
- the CSRP3 gene encoding cysteine and glycine-rich protein 3 — MPNWGGGAKCGACGKTVYHAEEIQCNGRSFHKTCFHCMACRKALDSTTVAAHESEIYCKVCYGRKYGPKGIGYGQGAGCLSTDTGEHLGLQFQQSPKPARSATTSNPSKFTSKFGESEKCPRCRKSVYAAEKVMGGGKPWHKTCFRCAICGKSLESTNVTDKDGELYCKVCYAKNFGPTGIGFGGLTHQVEKKE; from the exons ATGCCAAACTGGGGCGGAGGAGCGAAATGCGGAGCCTGCGGAAAGACCGTCTACCATGCGGAAGAAATCCAGTGCAACGGAAGGAGTTTCCACAAGACCTGTTTCCACTGCA TGGCCTGCAGGAAGGCTCTGGACAGCACCACAGTGGCAGCTCACGAGTCTGAGATCTACTGTAAGGTCTGCTACGGGCGCAAGTACGGCCCCAAGGGGATCGGGTATGGACAAGGTGCCGGCTGCCTCAGCACGGACACGGGTGAACACCTGGGCCTCCAGTTCCAACA GTCCCCAAAGCCGGCACGCTCTGCCACCACCAGCAACCCTTCCAAGTTCACTTCGAAGTTCGGAGAGTCGGAGAAGTGCCCTCGATGCAGAAAGTCAGTCTATGCTGCTGAGAAGGTGATGGGAGGTGGCAAG CCTTGGCACAAGACCTGTTTTCGCTGTGCTATCTGTGGGAAGAGTCTAGAGTCCACGAACGTTACTGACAAAGATGGGGAACTTTATTGCAAAG TTTGCTATGCCAAAAATTTTGGCCCTACAGGTATTGGGTTTGGGGGCCTTACACATCAAGTggaaaagaaagagtga